From Alcaligenes faecalis, the proteins below share one genomic window:
- a CDS encoding helix-turn-helix domain-containing protein, with amino-acid sequence MKHFSERLRHARQYRGLSQADLARLCGLSQSAISNYENGTRRDAREILELSRALNVSAVWLRKGTGTMEFTKDGYTLSEPQAGPPIVSWPFRLFSVDEVVALADSERDLLDRTLRHLLDGMKKR; translated from the coding sequence GTGAAACATTTCTCCGAACGCCTTCGCCATGCACGTCAATATCGCGGTCTGTCTCAGGCTGATTTGGCACGTCTATGCGGATTGAGTCAGAGTGCCATCTCCAACTACGAAAACGGTACTCGTCGAGATGCTCGTGAAATTCTGGAATTGTCCAGAGCCTTGAATGTCAGCGCTGTGTGGTTGCGCAAAGGTACCGGCACGATGGAATTCACCAAGGATGGCTACACACTGTCCGAACCCCAGGCCGGCCCTCCGATTGTCTCTTGGCCCTTCCGTCTGTTCTCCGTTGATGAGGTGGTTGCTTTGGCAGATAGCGAACGTGATTTGCTTGATCGCACTTTGCGTCATTTGCTGGACGGCATGAAAAAGCGCTAG
- a CDS encoding helix-turn-helix domain-containing protein has product MKHFSDRLRHARLQRGFSQAELARLCNLSQSAISNYESGTRRDAREILDLAKALNISAQWLKNGLGNMELSAAHAATLQDSGEGPPIVTWPFNRFSVDEIVALPPKERDHLDQTIRHLLNGMKRK; this is encoded by the coding sequence GTGAAACACTTCTCTGATCGTCTCCGCCACGCCCGCCTGCAACGCGGCTTTTCTCAAGCCGAACTGGCTCGCCTGTGTAACCTTAGCCAAAGCGCCATCTCCAATTACGAGAGTGGCACGCGGCGTGACGCGCGTGAAATTCTGGATCTGGCCAAAGCTCTGAACATCAGCGCCCAATGGCTCAAGAACGGGCTGGGCAATATGGAGCTGAGTGCAGCCCATGCCGCCACCTTGCAAGACTCTGGCGAAGGGCCACCGATTGTGACCTGGCCCTTCAACCGCTTTTCCGTGGACGAGATTGTGGCTTTGCCACCCAAAGAGCGTGACCATCTGGATCAAACCATCCGTCATCTGCTCAACGGCATGAAAAGAAAATAA
- the thiC gene encoding phosphomethylpyrimidine synthase ThiC, producing the protein MTSKTPSFTATAASVDPAAIQPLPNSRKTYQTGSRPDLRVPFREISLADTPSHFGAESNPPLSVYDTSGPYTDPSVQIDIRKGLPPVRQAWISERNDTELMAGLNSQYGQARQADPELDTLRFELKRQPRRSISGANVTQMHYARRGIITPEMEFVAIRENLRREQYIESLRASGPQGEEMARRLTKVHPGQGFGASLPTTVTPEFVRDEIARGRAILPANINHPETEPMIIGRNFLVKINANIGNSALGSTIGEEVEKMTWAIRWGADTIMDLSTGKNIHETREWIIRNSPVPVGTVPIYQALEKVGGIAEDLTWDIFRDTLIEQAEQGVDYFTIHAGVRLPFIPMTASRMTGIVSRGGSIMAKWCLAHHRESFLYEHFEDICEIMKQYDVAFSLGDGLRPGSGYDANDQAQFAELRTLGELAQVAWKHDVQVMIEGPGHVPLHLIPENMQLQLEHCHEAPFYTLGPLATDIAPGYDHITSGLGAAMIAWQGTAMLCYVTPKEHLGLPNKKDVKDGIITYKIAAHAADLAKGHPSAAFRDNALSKARFEFRWDDQFNLGLDPDTAREFHDETLPKDSMKVAHFCSMCGPKFCSMKISQDVRDYAKANGLDEQSAVDQGMKEMSVQFVQQGSKLYQEA; encoded by the coding sequence ATGACAAGCAAAACCCCTTCTTTTACGGCCACAGCGGCCAGCGTAGACCCGGCTGCGATCCAGCCCTTACCCAACTCCCGAAAGACTTATCAAACCGGCTCACGGCCTGATCTGCGTGTGCCTTTTCGGGAAATCTCTTTGGCTGATACGCCCAGCCACTTCGGCGCCGAGTCCAATCCTCCCTTAAGCGTTTATGACACCAGCGGTCCTTACACAGACCCCTCGGTACAGATCGATATCCGCAAAGGCCTGCCCCCCGTGCGCCAAGCCTGGATCAGCGAGCGCAATGACACCGAGTTGATGGCAGGACTCAACAGCCAGTATGGTCAGGCCCGCCAGGCTGATCCGGAGCTGGACACCTTGCGCTTTGAACTGAAGCGCCAACCCCGGCGCAGTATTTCGGGTGCTAATGTCACGCAAATGCATTACGCACGGCGCGGCATCATCACTCCCGAAATGGAGTTTGTGGCGATTCGGGAGAATCTGCGACGCGAGCAATACATTGAAAGTTTGCGCGCCAGTGGCCCACAAGGTGAAGAGATGGCTCGTCGCCTGACCAAGGTACACCCTGGTCAGGGTTTCGGTGCCAGCTTGCCCACCACCGTAACGCCCGAGTTTGTTCGTGATGAGATTGCGCGTGGCCGAGCCATTTTGCCCGCCAATATCAACCACCCGGAAACCGAGCCCATGATTATTGGCCGCAATTTCCTGGTGAAGATCAACGCCAACATCGGTAACTCCGCCCTGGGTTCCACCATTGGCGAAGAGGTCGAGAAAATGACCTGGGCGATTCGCTGGGGTGCGGACACCATCATGGATTTGTCCACGGGCAAGAATATCCATGAGACGCGCGAATGGATTATTCGCAACTCGCCGGTTCCCGTTGGTACGGTGCCTATTTACCAGGCACTGGAAAAGGTCGGCGGCATTGCCGAAGATCTGACCTGGGATATTTTCCGCGACACCTTGATTGAGCAGGCCGAGCAAGGCGTGGACTATTTCACCATTCACGCCGGTGTGCGTTTGCCCTTCATTCCCATGACGGCCAGCCGCATGACAGGCATTGTTTCGCGTGGTGGTTCCATCATGGCGAAGTGGTGTCTGGCGCATCATCGTGAAAGCTTCTTGTACGAGCATTTCGAGGACATCTGCGAGATCATGAAGCAGTACGACGTGGCTTTCTCGCTGGGTGATGGCTTGCGTCCCGGGTCGGGCTATGACGCCAATGATCAGGCGCAATTCGCGGAACTGCGTACCTTGGGCGAGTTGGCTCAGGTTGCGTGGAAGCATGATGTTCAGGTCATGATTGAAGGTCCTGGTCATGTGCCTTTGCATCTGATTCCAGAGAACATGCAGTTGCAGCTGGAGCACTGTCATGAGGCCCCCTTCTATACCTTGGGGCCTTTGGCTACAGACATTGCACCGGGCTACGATCACATCACTTCCGGTTTAGGTGCGGCGATGATTGCCTGGCAAGGTACGGCGATGCTGTGCTATGTGACGCCCAAGGAGCATCTGGGTTTGCCGAACAAGAAGGATGTGAAGGACGGCATCATCACTTACAAGATCGCGGCACATGCAGCGGACTTGGCCAAGGGGCATCCCTCGGCGGCATTCCGGGACAATGCCTTGTCCAAGGCACGCTTTGAATTCCGTTGGGATGATCAATTCAATCTGGGGCTGGACCCGGATACGGCACGTGAATTCCACGACGAGACCCTGCCCAAGGACTCGATGAAAGTGGCGCATTTCTGCTCCATGTGTGGGCCCAAGTTCTGCAGCATGAAGATCTCGCAGGATGTACGGGACTATGCCAAGGCTAATGGTCTGGATGAGCAGTCCGCTGTGGATCAGGGGATGAAGGAGATGTCAGTACAGTTCGTTCAGCAGGGCAGCAAGCTGTATCAGGAGGCTTGA
- a CDS encoding IS110 family transposase: MQTTVLYIGADVAKAELVISVAGQRPCIIANTATGITRWLKTVSEHALIAMESTGNYHTLLAQLAYLHGLTVYILNARDVFYYARALGSRAKTDNIDAEVIVRYLQEHQSSLQAWQPLTPEQQQLRQLLSRRAQVITHQSALRQAFTDVDLSGVDTQALQHGFDVVLASMDQQIQHLIANDPQLEQGYQRLRSVSGIGQQTAALLTELLNRIPFANADALVAYSGLDPRPNDSGTKRGRRRISKRGPTLLRRQLYLAAMSACRSAACKPLYEAYRARGLAGTESIVILARKLLRIAYAVWKSGQAFDPSKLSPKTA; this comes from the coding sequence ATGCAAACGACTGTGCTTTATATCGGTGCTGATGTTGCCAAGGCTGAGCTGGTCATAAGCGTAGCGGGCCAACGGCCCTGCATCATTGCCAACACGGCGACTGGCATTACCCGTTGGTTAAAGACAGTGTCAGAACACGCGCTAATTGCCATGGAGTCAACGGGCAATTACCACACCTTACTGGCCCAGTTGGCTTATCTGCATGGCTTGACGGTCTATATCTTGAACGCGCGTGATGTCTTTTACTATGCACGAGCCTTAGGCAGCCGGGCCAAGACCGATAATATTGATGCAGAGGTCATTGTCCGCTACCTGCAAGAGCATCAATCCAGCCTGCAAGCTTGGCAACCGCTCACCCCCGAGCAACAACAGTTGCGTCAACTGTTGTCTCGTCGCGCTCAAGTGATCACTCACCAGAGCGCTTTACGCCAGGCCTTTACCGACGTGGATCTATCAGGTGTCGATACCCAAGCGTTGCAACATGGATTTGATGTTGTGCTGGCCTCAATGGATCAACAAATACAGCATTTGATTGCGAACGACCCGCAGCTCGAACAGGGATATCAACGTTTACGTAGTGTGAGTGGCATCGGTCAACAGACAGCGGCCTTGTTGACCGAACTGCTCAATCGTATTCCCTTTGCCAATGCGGATGCCTTAGTCGCGTATAGCGGGCTCGATCCCCGACCCAACGACTCAGGGACCAAGCGAGGCCGTCGTCGTATCAGCAAGCGTGGGCCGACTTTGCTGCGCCGACAACTGTATTTGGCAGCGATGTCGGCCTGCCGCAGTGCGGCATGTAAACCGTTGTATGAAGCGTATCGTGCCCGAGGCCTGGCGGGCACAGAATCGATTGTGATTCTGGCTCGTAAGTTGCTGCGCATTGCATATGCCGTGTGGAAAAGTGGACAAGCCTTTGACCCGTCCAAACTATCACCTAAAACAGCTTGA
- a CDS encoding OmpA family protein has protein sequence MSTGGRTAVGAGGGAAVGAGLGALIGDSSKAAMIGAGIGALAGGIAAYNWSGIKKDVQQSGATGLGVDVTEMPDGSLRVNIPSSVSFDTGHYQLKPALLPVLDSVARAMNQHPELRAKAVGHTDSTGSAQTNQTLSVNRASAVTNYLTQQGVGQGRLMVEGRGPNAPIGDNATAEGRAMNRRVELYLYAPQK, from the coding sequence ATGAGCACTGGTGGTCGCACCGCAGTGGGTGCGGGTGGTGGCGCTGCTGTGGGGGCTGGTCTGGGGGCTTTGATTGGCGATAGCAGCAAGGCAGCCATGATCGGTGCAGGTATCGGTGCACTGGCTGGTGGTATTGCGGCTTATAACTGGTCTGGCATTAAAAAGGATGTTCAGCAGTCTGGCGCAACTGGCCTGGGTGTGGATGTGACCGAAATGCCGGACGGCAGCTTGCGGGTCAATATTCCTAGCAGCGTGTCTTTTGATACCGGCCATTATCAGTTGAAACCTGCTTTGCTGCCTGTTCTGGATAGTGTGGCTCGCGCCATGAATCAGCACCCAGAGTTGCGTGCCAAGGCTGTCGGCCATACCGATAGCACCGGGTCGGCACAGACCAATCAAACTTTGTCGGTTAACCGCGCAAGTGCTGTGACGAATTATCTGACGCAGCAAGGTGTGGGGCAAGGTCGTTTGATGGTGGAAGGCCGTGGCCCGAACGCTCCTATTGGTGATAATGCGACGGCAGAAGGCCGCGCCATGAACCGCCGCGTGGAGTTGTATTTGTACGCTCCGCAGAAGTAA
- a CDS encoding Bug family tripartite tricarboxylate transporter substrate binding protein, with protein sequence MFRVCKWLLAVSGVAAVMAAPAVMAEDSYPSKPIQFVVPYPPGGPLDSMARLLAERVKGDLGTVVVENKSGAGGNIGASIVAKAAPDGYTLMMGAVAINSINPWLYKTVPFDPVESFAPIALVASVPNILIVNKEFAAENKIASVQDLISYAKEHPGQMNFASGGNGSAGHLAGEVLNTRAQINSVHVPYAGANPAKTALLAGQVHFMFDNLASAAPLIKADTVKALAVTTLERSSFLPDVPTMEQAGVKPFDLGTWFGVFATGGTPQPVLDKLYAAYSKALMDPAVREALATMGSDVQPGTMAEFSELVSNDLKKYKEVVADSGAELF encoded by the coding sequence ATGTTTCGTGTCTGTAAGTGGCTGCTGGCTGTCTCTGGTGTTGCGGCTGTCATGGCTGCCCCGGCTGTAATGGCAGAGGATTCCTATCCTTCCAAACCTATCCAGTTCGTGGTGCCTTACCCGCCGGGTGGCCCCTTGGATAGCATGGCACGCTTGCTGGCTGAACGTGTCAAAGGCGATCTGGGCACGGTTGTGGTGGAGAACAAGTCGGGCGCGGGTGGCAACATTGGTGCCAGCATCGTGGCCAAGGCCGCTCCGGACGGCTACACCCTGATGATGGGCGCCGTGGCTATCAACTCCATCAATCCCTGGTTGTACAAGACGGTTCCTTTTGATCCGGTCGAGAGCTTTGCGCCTATCGCTCTGGTTGCCTCGGTGCCTAACATCCTGATCGTGAACAAGGAATTTGCTGCGGAAAACAAGATTGCGTCCGTGCAGGATCTGATCAGCTATGCCAAAGAACACCCCGGTCAGATGAACTTTGCTTCGGGCGGTAATGGCAGTGCAGGTCATCTGGCTGGTGAAGTGCTGAATACCCGTGCTCAGATCAATTCCGTGCACGTTCCTTACGCCGGTGCCAACCCCGCCAAGACGGCCTTGCTGGCTGGCCAAGTGCATTTCATGTTTGACAACCTGGCTTCTGCAGCGCCGCTGATCAAGGCCGATACCGTCAAGGCACTGGCGGTGACTACTCTGGAGCGTTCCAGTTTCCTGCCCGACGTTCCTACCATGGAACAGGCTGGTGTGAAGCCTTTTGATCTGGGTACCTGGTTTGGTGTGTTCGCTACCGGCGGTACGCCACAGCCTGTTCTGGACAAGCTGTATGCCGCTTACTCCAAGGCTTTGATGGACCCGGCCGTGCGTGAGGCACTGGCTACCATGGGTTCTGATGTGCAGCCTGGTACCATGGCTGAGTTCAGCGAGCTTGTCAGCAATGATCTGAAGAAGTACAAAGAAGTCGTTGCCGACTCGGGCGCCGAGTTGTTCTAA
- a CDS encoding amino acid ABC transporter ATP-binding protein: MADAIIQLKNVNKWYGQFHVLRDINLDVASGERIVICGPSGSGKSTLIRCINRLEEHQKGQIIVAGEELTNDVRQVEAIRRDVGMVFQHFNLFPHLTVMENLTLGPMWVRRKTKAQAQELAMKYLERVRIPEQANKYPGQLSGGQQQRVAIARSLCMEPKIMLFDEPTSALDPEMVKEVLEVMVELAHTGMTMLCVTHEMGFARKVADRVIFMDQGEIIEQNTPDEFFDSPRSERTREFLSQIIH; the protein is encoded by the coding sequence ATGGCAGACGCCATTATTCAGCTAAAGAACGTCAATAAATGGTACGGGCAGTTTCATGTGCTGCGCGACATCAATCTGGACGTGGCCTCGGGCGAGCGCATCGTTATTTGCGGCCCATCGGGTTCGGGCAAGTCCACGTTGATCCGGTGTATCAATCGCCTGGAAGAGCATCAGAAAGGGCAGATTATTGTGGCCGGTGAGGAGCTTACCAACGATGTGCGCCAGGTCGAGGCCATTCGGCGTGATGTGGGCATGGTATTTCAGCACTTCAACCTGTTTCCCCACCTGACCGTAATGGAGAACCTGACTTTGGGACCGATGTGGGTACGTCGCAAGACCAAGGCGCAGGCGCAGGAGCTGGCCATGAAGTATCTGGAGCGTGTGCGCATCCCGGAGCAGGCCAACAAGTATCCCGGACAGCTTTCCGGTGGACAGCAGCAGCGCGTGGCTATTGCACGTTCCTTGTGCATGGAGCCTAAAATCATGCTGTTCGACGAGCCCACCTCGGCCTTGGACCCGGAAATGGTCAAGGAAGTGCTGGAAGTGATGGTGGAACTGGCCCATACCGGCATGACCATGCTGTGCGTGACCCACGAGATGGGTTTTGCGCGTAAAGTGGCAGATCGGGTCATTTTTATGGATCAGGGCGAAATCATCGAGCAAAATACCCCTGATGAGTTCTTTGACTCGCCACGCAGTGAAAGAACACGCGAGTTCTTAAGCCAGATCATTCATTAA
- a CDS encoding amino acid ABC transporter permease — translation MSHTPTSTVSGPPPLQRGPLGWLRQNLFSSPLNAILTALSAWLLLMTVPAMIDWLFIKANFDAQTAQDCRASAGACWAFIREKHRLILFGIYPYDEQWRPLLASILLTLLIVCSCVRWFWKPWLPLLWLVGLSVVGILMWGGVLGLSYVENSLWGGLPLTLILATFGIAFAFPLGLLLALGRTSRLPAVKAVCVVYIELIRGVPLISLLFMSSVMLPLFMPEGFNIDKLLRAQIAIILFAAAYIAETVRGGLQAIPKGQYEGAASLGLSYWRTMRQIILPQALKIVIPPLVGIFISLFKDTSLVVIIGIFDLTQAAKVALADAAWRGFSREAYLFIALIYFVFCYSISRYSRSLERRLQTGYER, via the coding sequence ATGAGTCATACGCCTACATCCACCGTAAGCGGGCCACCGCCATTGCAGCGGGGCCCCCTGGGCTGGCTGCGCCAGAACCTGTTTTCTTCTCCCTTGAATGCCATTCTGACAGCCTTGTCGGCCTGGCTGCTCTTGATGACCGTACCGGCCATGATCGACTGGTTGTTCATCAAGGCCAATTTCGATGCGCAAACCGCGCAGGATTGTCGGGCCAGTGCGGGTGCGTGCTGGGCTTTCATTCGTGAAAAGCACCGTCTGATCCTGTTTGGCATCTATCCCTATGACGAGCAGTGGCGGCCCTTGCTGGCCTCCATCCTGCTGACTTTGCTGATCGTGTGCAGTTGCGTGCGCTGGTTCTGGAAGCCGTGGCTGCCTTTGCTCTGGCTGGTTGGATTGAGCGTCGTGGGTATTTTGATGTGGGGCGGTGTGCTGGGTCTGAGCTATGTGGAAAACAGCCTGTGGGGCGGCTTGCCGTTGACCTTGATTCTGGCTACCTTCGGCATCGCTTTTGCCTTTCCTTTGGGCCTGTTGCTGGCCTTGGGACGTACCTCGCGCTTGCCGGCCGTCAAGGCGGTCTGCGTGGTCTATATCGAGCTGATTCGTGGCGTGCCGCTGATCAGCTTGCTGTTCATGTCCTCGGTGATGCTGCCTTTGTTCATGCCCGAGGGCTTTAACATCGACAAGCTGTTGCGCGCTCAGATCGCCATCATTCTGTTTGCGGCGGCGTACATCGCGGAAACCGTGCGGGGCGGCTTGCAGGCCATTCCCAAAGGACAGTACGAAGGGGCGGCTTCGCTGGGCTTGAGCTACTGGCGCACCATGCGGCAGATTATTTTGCCGCAGGCTCTCAAGATCGTGATCCCACCACTGGTAGGCATTTTCATTTCCCTGTTCAAGGACACCTCCCTGGTCGTGATTATCGGTATTTTCGATCTGACTCAGGCGGCCAAAGTGGCCTTGGCCGATGCAGCCTGGCGCGGCTTCAGCCGGGAAGCCTATCTGTTCATCGCACTGATTTATTTTGTGTTCTGCTACTCCATCTCTCGCTACAGTCGTTCGCTGGAGCGACGTTTGCAAACGGGTTATGAACGCTGA
- a CDS encoding amino acid ABC transporter permease, with the protein MAQNTPAAPAPPKRRLSWNDPFTRGIIYQVLILGVLGFCVWYLVSNTLHNLAVRNISTGFDFLNREAGFAIGESALAYKPSDTYGRAILVGLVNTLKVAVIGIIAATVFGTLLGIARLSKNWLVSRLAGLYVEVMRNVPLLLQLFFWYALITETLPGPRQALNPLGGVFLSNRGLKLPTLQGDGMDWIFMGLGLAVVLWVLMAHWARRRLEKTGRPFPTIRFGILLLVLMPALALLISPQPLALDIPRLQGFNFVGGVTLSPEFAALLAGLITYTSAFVAEVVRSGIQAVGKGQWEAAQALGLSRGRMMRLVVLPQALRVIVPPMTSQYLNLTKNSSLAVAIGYPDIVSVVNTTLNQTGQAIEGILIIMAAYLTVSLSISVFMNWYNNRIALVER; encoded by the coding sequence ATGGCACAAAATACACCTGCCGCGCCAGCCCCCCCTAAACGGCGCCTGTCCTGGAATGATCCGTTCACTCGCGGCATTATTTACCAGGTGCTGATTTTGGGTGTGCTTGGCTTTTGTGTGTGGTATCTGGTCTCCAATACCTTGCACAACCTGGCTGTTCGCAATATTTCTACAGGCTTTGATTTCCTGAATCGAGAGGCTGGCTTTGCCATTGGCGAGTCGGCGCTGGCTTATAAGCCCTCGGATACTTATGGGCGGGCCATTCTGGTCGGCCTGGTCAATACGTTGAAAGTAGCGGTGATCGGCATTATTGCCGCCACCGTATTTGGCACCTTGCTGGGCATTGCACGTTTGTCCAAGAACTGGCTGGTTTCCCGGCTGGCGGGCTTGTACGTGGAAGTGATGCGTAACGTGCCATTGCTGCTGCAACTGTTTTTCTGGTACGCCCTGATTACCGAAACCTTGCCCGGCCCCAGGCAGGCTTTGAACCCCTTGGGCGGCGTATTTTTATCGAATCGAGGTTTGAAGCTACCCACCTTGCAGGGCGATGGCATGGACTGGATCTTCATGGGTCTGGGGCTTGCTGTGGTGCTGTGGGTCTTGATGGCGCACTGGGCGCGTCGTCGTCTGGAAAAAACCGGCCGACCTTTCCCCACCATTCGTTTTGGCATTTTGTTGCTTGTTCTGATGCCGGCTCTGGCCTTGCTGATCAGCCCCCAACCCTTGGCGCTGGATATACCACGCCTGCAAGGTTTCAACTTTGTCGGGGGCGTGACCTTATCGCCTGAATTTGCCGCTTTGCTGGCCGGCCTGATTACCTATACCTCGGCTTTCGTGGCGGAAGTGGTGCGCTCCGGCATTCAGGCTGTGGGCAAAGGGCAATGGGAAGCGGCGCAGGCACTGGGTCTGTCCCGTGGTCGCATGATGCGTCTGGTGGTTCTGCCTCAGGCACTGCGCGTGATTGTGCCCCCCATGACCAGCCAGTATTTGAACCTGACTAAAAACAGTTCCCTGGCGGTGGCTATTGGTTATCCCGATATTGTGTCTGTGGTGAACACCACCTTGAACCAGACTGGGCAGGCGATTGAAGGCATCTTGATCATCATGGCGGCTTATTTGACGGTCAGTCTGTCGATTTCGGTCTTCATGAACTGGTACAACAATCGCATTGCTTTGGTGGAGCGCTAA
- a CDS encoding amino acid ABC transporter substrate-binding protein, which translates to MTLVKTIACSVALMALAANAQAGETLDSVKKKGFVQCGVSTGIAGFSLADSKGVWSGIDVDMCSAIAAAVFGDAKKYKVTPLTTQQRFTALQSGEVDVLTRNTTATISRDTTLGLVSTGINYYDSQGVMVKKSLGVKSAKELDGAAVCVQPGTTTELNLADWFRGQGIKFNPVVINNPEEAMRSFTSGRCDGFTSDKSQLAAMRAAQATPDEFDILPEDFSKEPLGPFVRQGDEDWFTLVRWTLNAMLEAEEYGITSANVDEMTKSDNPNVQRILGVSGELGKGLKLDNKWAYNIIKQVGNYGESFERNLGKSTALKLERGLNAQWRDGGVMYGWPVR; encoded by the coding sequence ATGACCTTAGTGAAAACCATTGCATGTAGTGTTGCGTTGATGGCCCTGGCCGCTAATGCACAAGCAGGTGAAACCCTGGACTCGGTGAAGAAGAAAGGCTTTGTTCAGTGTGGTGTCTCAACAGGTATTGCAGGATTCTCGCTGGCCGACAGCAAGGGTGTCTGGTCCGGCATTGACGTGGACATGTGCAGTGCGATCGCCGCTGCTGTTTTTGGGGATGCCAAAAAATACAAGGTTACGCCTTTGACCACTCAGCAGCGCTTTACTGCCCTGCAATCGGGTGAGGTCGATGTGCTGACCCGTAATACCACCGCGACGATCTCTCGCGACACAACTCTAGGTTTGGTCAGCACTGGCATTAACTACTATGACAGCCAGGGCGTGATGGTGAAAAAATCCCTGGGCGTGAAAAGCGCCAAGGAGCTGGATGGAGCCGCTGTGTGCGTACAGCCCGGCACCACGACTGAGCTGAACCTGGCTGACTGGTTCCGTGGTCAGGGTATCAAGTTCAACCCTGTGGTGATCAACAACCCTGAAGAAGCCATGCGCTCCTTTACCTCCGGTCGTTGCGACGGCTTTACCAGTGATAAGTCCCAGCTGGCAGCCATGCGTGCTGCTCAGGCCACGCCGGACGAGTTCGATATCCTGCCCGAGGACTTCTCCAAAGAGCCGCTGGGCCCCTTCGTGCGTCAGGGCGACGAGGACTGGTTCACTCTGGTGCGCTGGACGCTGAACGCCATGCTGGAAGCTGAGGAATATGGCATTACCAGCGCGAACGTTGATGAAATGACCAAGAGCGATAACCCCAACGTCCAGCGTATTCTGGGCGTATCCGGTGAGCTGGGCAAAGGTCTGAAGCTGGATAACAAGTGGGCCTACAACATAATTAAACAGGTCGGCAACTACGGCGAAAGCTTCGAGCGCAATCTGGGTAAATCGACCGCCTTGAAGCTGGAGCGCGGTTTGAATGCGCAATGGCGTGACGGTGGCGTGATGTACGGCTGGCCAGTGCGTTAA